GTGGCCGCCTACCAGCAACTGGCCGAGGTCTGCGACCATCCGCTGCATATCGGCATCACCGAGGCGGGCAGCAAGCGCGCCGGCACGGTCAAGTCCTCGATCGGCCTGGGCAACCTGCTGTGGGCCGGCGTGGGCGATACCATGCGCGTCTCGCTGTCGGCGGACCCCGAGGAAGAGGTCCTGGTGGGCTGGGATATCCTGAAATCCCTGGGCCTGCGCCATCGCGGCGTGAAGATCATTTCCTGCCCCTCATGCGCGCGGCAGGGGTTCAACGTCATCCAGACCGTGCAGACCCTGGAGGAGCGCCTGGCGCACATCCAGACGCCGCTGACGCTGTCCATCATCGGCTGCGTGGTCAACGGCCCCGGCGAGGCGCTGATGACCGATATCGGCGTGACCGGCGGCGGATCGGGCCGCCACATGGTCTACGCCGCCGGCCGTCAGGACCATACCGTTCCGGCCGATTCGATGATCGAGCACATCGTCGAGCTGGTCGAGAAGAAGGCCGAGATCCTCCGTGCCGAGGAAGCGGCCGCCAAGGCCGAGGCCGAAGCGGCGCTGGCCCCCGCGCAATAAGGGTCCCTTCAACGCCCCCGCGGGCCGCCGAGCCGCGGCCGCCGGGGCACCTGTTCCCATCAACCAGGAATTTTGTCTTCGTGAGCAGCTTGCAACCCGTCCGCGGCACCCATGACCTGATCGGCGAGACCCAGCTTCGTCACGCCCATGTGGTGGAGACCGCGCGCCGGATTGCCGGGCTTTACGGCTTCGACGAATGGGCCACCCCCATCTTCGAGGACACGCGCGTCTTCGCCCGCTCGCTGGGCGATACGTCCGACGTCGTGTCGAAGGAGATGTATTCGTTCGAGGATCGCGGCGGTGAATCGCTGACCCTGCGGCCCGAGGGCACGGCAGGCGTGTGCCGCGCGCTGGTGACCAACGGGCTGACCCAGTCCCTGCCGCAGAAAGTGTTCTATGCCGGCCCGATGTTCCGCTACGAGCGGCCGCAGAAGGGACGCTACCGCCAGTTCCACCAGATCGGGGCGGAACTGATCGGCGCGGCCGAGCCGCTGGCGGATGCCGAGGCGATCGCCATGGGCCGCGACGTGCTGAAGGCGCTGGGCATCGCGGACGAGACGATCCTGGACCTGAACACGCTGGGCGACACCGAAAGCCGCGCCGCGTGGCGCACGGCGCTGATCGGCTATTTCACGGAATGCCGCGACCAGTTGTCCGACGACAGCCGCGCCCGGCTGGAGCGCAATCCGCTGCGTATCCTGGACAGCAAGGCGCCGCAGGATCGCGCGCTGGTGGCCGACGCGCCCCGGATCGGCGCATTCCTGACGCCCGAGGCCGTGGCCTTCTGGGATGGGCTGCGCTCGGCGCTGGACCTGATGGGCGTGCCCTTCCGCGAAAATCCGGGCATCGTGCGCGGCCTGGATTATTACGGGCACACCGCCTTCGAATTCGTCACCGAGCGCCTCGGCGCGCAGGGGACGGTCCTGGCCGGCGGCCGCTATGACGGGCTGGTCGCCGAAATGGGCGGCCCGCGCACCCCGGCCATCGGCTGGGCGGGCGGGATCGAGCGCCTGTCGATGCTGCTGGACGCGACGCCGGCGGCCCCGCGCCCGGTCGCGGTGGTGCCGATGGGCGAGGGCGCCATGGGCGCCGCGATCCTGCTGCTGCAGGCCCTGCGCGCGGGCGGCGTGCGGGCGGAAATCGCCTATCGCGGCAATACCAAGAAGCGGCTGGAACGGGCGAACCGGATCGGTGCCACGCATGCCGTGCTGATCGGCGAGGACGAGGTGGCGCGCGGCGTGGCCCAGGTCAAGGCGCTGGATGACGGGTCGCAGGCCGAACTGGCCCTGGACGCCGTCACGCCCTATCTGGCCGGGCTGGCCGGATAGACCGATGGGGCTCGACGACAGGCTGGACCGGATCGTCGCCCGGTCCGAGGAATTGCAGGCCGCGCTGGCCGAAGGGCTGGTCGGGGAGGCGTTCGCCAAGGCCTCGCGCGAATATGCCGAGCTTGAGCCGATCGTCGACCGCATCGGCGAACTGCGCCTGGCGGAGCAGGAAGAGCGCCAGTCGCAGGCGCTGCTGGCCGATCCGGAAATGCGCGAACTGGCCGAGGCCGAACTGGAAGATCTGCGCGCGCGCATTCCCGTCCTGCGCCAGGATATCCGCATCGCCATGCTGCCGCGCGACGAGGCGGACGAGCGCAGCGCCATCCTGGAAATCCGTCCCGCCGCCGGCGGGGACGAGGCCGCCTTGTTCGCCGCCGAGCTGTTCGACGCCTATCGCCGCTATGCCGCCCTGCGCGGCTGGCGGTTCGAGATCATGGAATTCGACGAATCCGAACTGGGCGGCCTGCGCGAGGGCATTGCCAACATCACCGGGCGCGGCGTCTTCGCGCGCCTGAAATACGAATCCGGCGTGCATCGGGTCCAGCGCGTGCCCGCGACCGAAAGCCAGGGGCGCATCCATACCTCGACGGTCACCGTGGCGGTGCTGCCCGAAGCCGGCGACGTGGACGTGCAGATCAATGACGGCGACCTGCGCATCGACGTCTATCGGGCATCCGGCGCGGGCGGCCAGCATGTGAACAAGACCGAGAGCGCCGTGCGCATTACCCACCTGCCCACCGGCCTGGTGGTGGCGATGCAGGAGGAAAAGAGCCAGCACAAGAACCGTGCGAAGGCGATGAAGATCCTGATGGCGCGCCTGTACGAGCGCGAACGCGCGGCGGCCCATGCCACCCGCGCCGCCGACCGCAAGTCGCAGGTCGGCACCGGGGACCGCTCGGAACGGATACGCACCTATAATTTCCCGCAGGGCCGCGTGACCGATCACCGGATCAACCTGACCGCCTACAAGATCGATCGCGTCATGATGGGCGAATTCGACGAATTCGTGGATGCGCTGACCCAGGACGAGCAGGCCAGCCTTCTGGCGGCGGAGGGGCTGTAGTTTCAGCAGCCGCTTACGAGGTCGGCACCGTGCAGAGGCTGGACCGGCCCGGATGATGCTCCACCACGGTAGGGTCCTCGGGGTCGGCCAGATAGAATTCGGTGAAGTTCCGCGTGCCCAGCGCGTTCAGCGTATGCCCGTCGGGATGATGCAGCACGCCCTCGCCGTTGACCTCGTGCGTTTCGACCCGGCCGTCGGGCATGCGCACGGTGATTTCGCCACACAGGACATAGGTGTGATTCAGCCGTCCCTCGGGTGTTTCGATCCGCACCGCCCGCTGCGGCACGGTGGCATCCAGCCGGATGGTGGCCATAAGCTGGTCGTCGATATAGAAGCGGGAGGTTTCCGAGATCTCGGCGTCCGCGCGGCCGTCCACCACGATGAACGATCCCGCCCGGGCGCGGGATACGGGCGCCGCCACGGTGGCGCAAGCCACCAGAATCGCAAGGATTCCCCATGAACGGACCTGATATGCCATGGCGGTACCGTAGGATGGATTGCCGTTGAAATGAAGAGGTTCGACGCCGCCCCGCCCCACGATCCGGCGGATATCGCATCCCTTCTGGCGTGGGCGGCCGGCCGGCTGGCCGCGGCCGGCCTGGATCATCCGCGACGCGAGGCCCGGCTGCTGATGGCGCACGTCCTGCGCACCGACCTGGCCGGCCTGCTGGCCAGATCGGCGATGGACGCGGCCGAGCACCGATCCTTCGTGGCCCTGGTCGCGCGGCGGGCCGCACATGAACCGATGGCCTATATCACCGGTCGGGCCGGATTCTGGTCGCTGGACCTCGAGACCGCGCCCGCCACGCTGATCCCCCGTGCCGACAGCGAAACCCTGGTCGAGGCCCTGCTGGCCCAGCGGCCCGACCGGGGCGCGGTGCGCACGATCCTGGACCTGGGAACGGGGACGGGGTGCCTGCTGCTGGCGGCACTGAGCGAGTATCCCGACGCCTGGGGCCTGGGCGTGGATATCGACCCGGATGCCGCGCATCTGGCCGCGCGCAATGCGCGCCGCACCGGGCTGCGGGACCGGTGCGCAATGCTGGCGGCCGACTGGTCCACGGCGATCGCGGGCCGTTTCGACGTGGTGTTCAGCAACCCGCCCTATATTCCCCGGGCCGATCTGGCGGGATTGATGCCGGATGTCCGTGATCACGAGCCGGCCCGCGCCCTGGATGGCGGGACGGACGGGCTGGATGCCTACCGGCTGCTGACCGGGGCCTTGCCCTCGCTTCTGGCGCATGGCGGCATTGCAATTTTTGAAATCGGCATCGGCCAGGAACGCAGCATGCCGGACCTCGCCCGACAGGCGGGACTTGATATCGTGGGAATCCGTACCGATCTGGGTGGTATTCCCCGTGCTGTACTGATGCAACAGTGCCGGGTCTGAGCCAAAAAACCATTTGGCAGACCGTGTACAAGGGAATAAATTGGCCGAGGAATGCAGGCAGGGGTATTGACCCTCTTTAACTGCCGCGTGCCGATCCTGAACGCATGACAACGGATATGACCGCTACGGCTGCGGGAAGCTGTAATCGTTGCGTAGGGCGATGGGATCACATGCCGGGCGGATGGCCAGGCACCCAAGATGACAATAGGGGACTGGTGGTCCCGGCGGCCGCGGACCAGTGGCGACCGTTAACAGGAAAGTGCTGCGACAGCTTATGAACATGAAACGCATGCGGGGCCGACACCATCGCTCGGGCGGCAGCAATGGCGGCAGTATACGCCAGCAGAACGGCCAGATCCCGCTCAACCGGAACCATGTGTTCGACAGCAATGGTCCCGACCTGCGTATTCGCGGGACGGCCCAGCAATTGTTCGAAAAATATCTTCAGCTTGGCCGTGATGCCAGCGGATCGGGCGATCGCGTCATGGCGGAAGCCTATTTCCAGCATGCCGAGCATTACTTCCGCATCCTCAACGCCATGACCCAGGCAGCCCAGCAGAACCAGCAGGACCGCCAGGAACGTCAGCCCCGACAGCGCCCCACCGCTGTGGCGGACACGAACGACGGTGAGCCCGGCGACGATGCCCCGGGCGAGGAACCGGCCGAAAAAGGCAAGCCGGATGTGGAACTCGCCCCGGCCGAAGCCTGATCATGTGCTGACGAATGCGCGCCGGCGTTTATCCGGCGCGCGTTCTATGGCGGATCGGACAGGACCGTCCGAATGGCCTGCGTCAGGTGCGCCAGTTCTTTCGGCGCGATGGTAAAGGCCGGCGTCAGGTAGACGATCGTCCGGAATGGCCGCACCCATACGCCTTGATCGACCAGACGGGCCTTCAGGCGGTTCATGTCGCGGATCCGCTCCAGTTCCACCACGCCGATCGCCCCCATGGTTCGTACGTCGCGCACGGCGGGCAGGTGGCGGCAGGCTTCCAGTTCGTCGCGCATCTGCGCGCCGATGGCGGCAACCTGTTCCAGGCGCGGTTCGCGCTCGAACAGGTCCAGCGACGCGTTGGCGCAGGCACAGGCCAGCGGGTTGGCCATGAAGGTGGGCCCGTGCATCAGGGCATGCGTCGGGTCGTCGGACAGGAACGCCTGGAAGACGTGGCGCCGCGCCACCGTCGCGGCCAGCGGGACCGTTCCCCCCGACAGCGCCTTGGACAGCGTGATGATGTCGGGGACGATGCCGGCCTGCTGGCAGGCGAACAGGCTGCCCGTTCGTCCGAAGCCGGTAAAGATTTCGTCCAGGATCAGCAGCACCCCGTGCCGGTCGGCGATCTCGCGCAGCGCGCGCAGGGTCGCCGGGTCGTGGAAGAGCATTCCGCCCGCGCCCTGGACCAGCGGTTCGACCAGGATTGCCGCCACGTGTTGGCCTTCGGTCTCCATCAGATGGTCCAGGGCGGCGCACGATGCCGCGTCGCACGGCAGGTCGGTGATGACATGTTGGGGCAGGACACCGGCGAACAGGCTGTGCATCCCTTCTTCCGGATCGCACACCGCCATGGTCGCCAGCGTGTCCCCATGATAGCCGCCACGAAACGCGACCAGCCGGGTCCGTCCGGACTGGCCCCGGTTCAGCCAGTATTGCACGGCCATCTTCATCGCGACCTCGACCGCGACCGACCCGGAATCCGAGAAGAACACGCGCTCCAGGTCGCCCGGCAGCAGGTCGGTCAGCCGCCGCGCCAGGCGCAGCGCCGGTTCATGCACCAGGCCGCCGAACATGACATGCGGCATGCGCGCAAGCTGGTCGGTCGCCGCCTGGCGAATGTGGGGGTGGTTATAGCCATGGCAGGCCGTCCACCACGACGCGATGCCGTCGATCAGTTCCCGCCCGTCCGACAGACGGATGCGGCACCCGTCGGTAGCCGTCGCGGGCAGGGGGGGCGATGCCGTGTGCATCTGCGTGTAGGGCAGCCAGACATGGGGCAGCCCGGCGTCAAACCAGTCCGGTCCGGTCATCGGCGCATCCTTCGAACGAGAGATGGGAATTGACCGGCCCCATGCGGTCCGGCAGAAAACTTCGCTTCATGACCCGTTTCGATCCCTTTTTCCAGACCGCGCTGGACGACCTGGACCGGCGTCACCTGAAGCGCGTGCTGTCGCCCGTCGATCGGGACGGACCGGTCATCGTCCGCCGCGATGGCGCAAGCCTGCTGGATTTCTCGTCCAACGACTATCTCGGCCTGTCCCATCACCCCGCGCTGCGGGCCCGCGCCATCGACTGGACCGAACGCTTCGGCATCGGCAGCGGCGCATCCCGCCTCGTCACCGGAACCAGCGAACAGTACCGGCAGGTCGAGGCCAGGCTGGCCCGCTTCAAGGGCACCGAGGCGGCCCTGCTGCTGGCCTCGGGCTGGCAGGCCAACGCGGCGGTGCTGCCCGCGCTGCTGCGCATTTCGGCTGCCCAGACCGGCGAACCCGCCCTGGTCTTCACCGACCGGCTGAACCATGCCAGCCTGCATCACGGCTGCCAGGCCGCCGGCGTGCGGCAGATCCGCTTCGCGCATAACGACCTGGGGCACCTGGAGCATCTGCTGGCCCAGCGGCAGGCGCAGCGCGGCCTGCGCTTCATCGTGACGGAAAGCGTGTTCAGCATGGACGGCGACCGTGCCGACGTGGCCGGATTGCGGACGCTGGCCGACCGGTATGGCGCCTTCCTCTACCTGGACGAAGCCCACGCGACCGGCGTGCTGGGGCCGCAGGGCAGGGGCCTGTCGGCCGAAGCCGGCGGGGTGGATCTGGCGATGGGCACGTTCAGCAAGGCGCTGGGCGGATTCGGCGCCTATGTCGCGGGATCGCGCGCCGTCTGCGACTGGCTGGTCAGCACCTGTTCCGGCTTCATCTACACCACGGCGCTGCCGCCCGGGGTGCTGGGGGTAATCGACGCGGCACTGGACCTGGTTCCCACGCTGGATGCCGAACGGGCGCATCTGGCCGGCCTGGCCGACCGGATGCGCGCGGGGGCAGGGGCGCTGGGCTGGTCCACCGGGCCGTCCAGCACGCAGATCGTCCCCGTCATCGTCGGCGCGGCCGATCGGGCGCTGACCCTGGCGCGGGCGCTGGCGGCGCGGGGCATGCTGGGCACCGCCATCCGGCCGCCGACCGTACCGGCGGGCAGCGCGCGCATTCGCGTCGCCCTCAGCGCCGCGCATGACGAAACGATGGTCGACCGGCTGCTGTCGGCGCTGGAGGACGCGGCGCGGGAGCATGGCATTGCCCCCTGAGCCCGCCTTCCGTCCCGGCCTGCTGTTTGTCCATGGCTGGGGCTTCACGCCCGATTTCTGGCAACCGGTGCAGGACAGGCTGGGGCGGCAGGATGCCGTCAGGCTGGATTTCGGGTTCTTCGGCCCCGCCTGCATGGAGGCGCGCCCCGCGCGACCCTACGTCGCGGTCGGCCATTCCCTGGGCGCGCTGTGGCTGCTGCTGCACCGGCCGGCGGCCTGCCTGGGCATGGTACTGATCAACGGCTTCGCCCGGTTCGGCGCGGCGGCGGATTACCGGCAGGGCGTTCCCGCCCGCGTCATCGACCGCATGGTCCAGGGACTGGACCATAACGCCGACGGCGTGGTCGCCACCTTTCGCGACCGCGCGGGCATCGGCACGCCACCGCCGGGCGCGGCCGATCCCGGCCGGCTGGCCCGGGCCCTGGCGATCCTGCGCGACGCCGATGCCCGTCCGCTGCTGGCCAGCCCGGACGCCCTGCCGCCCGTCGCCGTCCTGGCGGGGCGGGTGGACCCGATCGTCTCGCCCGCCATGACCGATGCCTGTTTCCATGACCGGCTTGCCGTCGACTGGATCGCGGATGGCGGCCATCTGCTGCCGCTGACCCATCCCGACGCCTGCGCCGCCGCGATTACGCATATGATGGATGCCGCCCCATGAATCCGCGCAAGCACCAGATCGCGGCCCGTTTCGGCGGTGCCGACTCCTATGACGCCGCCGCCCGCATCCAGGCGTCGGTGGCAGCGCGCCTGGCCGATCGGATCAGGGCCGCCTGCGATGCGGCCGGTGGCCTGGCGCCGGCCCGTATCCTCGAACTGGGTTGCGGCACCGGTTTCCTGAGCGCCCATCTGCGCCGCCTGTTCCCCGATGCCATCCTGACGGTTACCGATCTGGCGCCGGAAATGGTCGAACGCGCGCGCGCGCGCCTGACGCCCCTGGGCGGGGACGTCCGCTATGCGGTCGTGGACGCGGAAGATCCCGCATCGGTCGGCACGGGGTTCGACCTGATCTGTTCCAGCCTGTCGATGCAATGGTTCACGGACCCCGCCGCAACGCTGGACCGCCTGGCCGCGCGGCTGGCGCCGGGCGGCATGATGGCGCTTTCCACCCTCTGCGCCGGCAGCTTCGCGGAATGGCGTGCGGTGCACCGGGCGGCGGGACTGGACTGCCCGGTGCCGTCCTATCCGGGCCTGGAGCAACTGCAGGCCGACTGGCCCGGTGCCGGGGTGGGGTCATGGCGGCACGAAACGCTGATCGACCATCCCGCATCCGCGCTGGATTTCGTGCGCGAACTGCGCCAGATCGGCGCATCCCTGCCGCGCGACGGCGCACGGCCCGCGGGGCCGGGCACGATGCGCCGGCTGTTGCGCGATCTGGACAACCGGGGCGGCGTTACCGCGACCTACGAGATCGGATACGGCCTGTTTCGCACGCCGTCGCGCCGGGGCGTGTTCGTGACCGGTACCGATACCGAGGTCGGCAAGACACTGGCGGCGGCGTGCCTGGTCCAGGCCTGGAATGCGTCCTACTGGAAGCCGCTACAGACCGGCATTGCCGAGGACACCGCCGACAGCGTCACCATTGCCGCGCTGTGCGGCGTGGACCCGGCCCGGATCGCCCGGCCCGCCGTGGTCCTTCCGGCCCCGCTGTCACCCTTCGACGCGGCGGAGCAGGACGGGATCACGCTCGATGCCGCGCGGATCGTACTCCCGCCCGCCCGGGACGCGCGTCCCGTGGTGGTCGAAGGGGCAGGTGGGGTCATGGTCCCGATTACGCGCGACTGCATGATGATCGACCTGATGGTCCGTTTCGCCCTGCCGGTGGTGGTGGTGGCCCGCAGCCAGCTCGGTACGATCAACCATACGCTGCTGACCCTGCAGGCCCTGCGGTCACGCGGCCTGGCCGTCGCCGGCGTGATCCTGAACGGACAGCCGTCGCGCGAGGCACGGCGGGCGATCACCCTGTTCGGCGGGGCCCGCGTCCTAGCGGAATTTCCGCATCTGGATCAGGTCGGTCCCGAACAGGTCGCGAACCTGGCCGGCTTGCTGCCGTCCTATGACGATCTGTGGTGCTATCCCTGAAACCCGTCCGTCCCGGTCAATACCGGCGGAGCAGGCCGACGAGCTGGCCCTGGATTCGGACCCGGTCCGACGGGACAATGCGCGGCTCGTAGCGCGCGTTGGCCGGTTCCAGCGCGATGGTGCTGCCGCGCCGGCGCAGCCGTTTCAGCGTGACTTCCTGGTCGTCGATCAGCGCGACGACGATCTGTCCGTTCTG
This genomic stretch from Gluconacetobacter diazotrophicus PA1 5 harbors:
- the ispG gene encoding flavodoxin-dependent (E)-4-hydroxy-3-methylbut-2-enyl-diphosphate synthase, translating into MSSYRPYQSIERRKSRQIHVGKVPVGGDAPISVQTMTNTLTTDAEATIAQIRRAELAGVDIVRVSCPDEESTAALAEIVREVNVPIVADIHFHYKRAIEAAQAGAACLRINPGNIGSAERVREVVKAAREHGCSIRIGVNAGSLEKHLLEKYGEPNPDALVESALEHAKILQDHDFHEFKISVKASDVFLAVAAYQQLAEVCDHPLHIGITEAGSKRAGTVKSSIGLGNLLWAGVGDTMRVSLSADPEEEVLVGWDILKSLGLRHRGVKIISCPSCARQGFNVIQTVQTLEERLAHIQTPLTLSIIGCVVNGPGEALMTDIGVTGGGSGRHMVYAAGRQDHTVPADSMIEHIVELVEKKAEILRAEEAAAKAEAEAALAPAQ
- the hisS gene encoding histidine--tRNA ligase; translation: MSSLQPVRGTHDLIGETQLRHAHVVETARRIAGLYGFDEWATPIFEDTRVFARSLGDTSDVVSKEMYSFEDRGGESLTLRPEGTAGVCRALVTNGLTQSLPQKVFYAGPMFRYERPQKGRYRQFHQIGAELIGAAEPLADAEAIAMGRDVLKALGIADETILDLNTLGDTESRAAWRTALIGYFTECRDQLSDDSRARLERNPLRILDSKAPQDRALVADAPRIGAFLTPEAVAFWDGLRSALDLMGVPFRENPGIVRGLDYYGHTAFEFVTERLGAQGTVLAGGRYDGLVAEMGGPRTPAIGWAGGIERLSMLLDATPAAPRPVAVVPMGEGAMGAAILLLQALRAGGVRAEIAYRGNTKKRLERANRIGATHAVLIGEDEVARGVAQVKALDDGSQAELALDAVTPYLAGLAG
- the prfA gene encoding peptide chain release factor 1; translated protein: MGLDDRLDRIVARSEELQAALAEGLVGEAFAKASREYAELEPIVDRIGELRLAEQEERQSQALLADPEMRELAEAELEDLRARIPVLRQDIRIAMLPRDEADERSAILEIRPAAGGDEAALFAAELFDAYRRYAALRGWRFEIMEFDESELGGLREGIANITGRGVFARLKYESGVHRVQRVPATESQGRIHTSTVTVAVLPEAGDVDVQINDGDLRIDVYRASGAGGQHVNKTESAVRITHLPTGLVVAMQEEKSQHKNRAKAMKILMARLYERERAAAHATRAADRKSQVGTGDRSERIRTYNFPQGRVTDHRINLTAYKIDRVMMGEFDEFVDALTQDEQASLLAAEGL
- a CDS encoding T-complex 10 C-terminal domain-containing protein, whose product is MAYQVRSWGILAILVACATVAAPVSRARAGSFIVVDGRADAEISETSRFYIDDQLMATIRLDATVPQRAVRIETPEGRLNHTYVLCGEITVRMPDGRVETHEVNGEGVLHHPDGHTLNALGTRNFTEFYLADPEDPTVVEHHPGRSSLCTVPTS
- the prmC gene encoding peptide chain release factor N(5)-glutamine methyltransferase — protein: MKRFDAAPPHDPADIASLLAWAAGRLAAAGLDHPRREARLLMAHVLRTDLAGLLARSAMDAAEHRSFVALVARRAAHEPMAYITGRAGFWSLDLETAPATLIPRADSETLVEALLAQRPDRGAVRTILDLGTGTGCLLLAALSEYPDAWGLGVDIDPDAAHLAARNARRTGLRDRCAMLAADWSTAIAGRFDVVFSNPPYIPRADLAGLMPDVRDHEPARALDGGTDGLDAYRLLTGALPSLLAHGGIAIFEIGIGQERSMPDLARQAGLDIVGIRTDLGGIPRAVLMQQCRV
- a CDS encoding DUF4167 domain-containing protein, encoding MNMKRMRGRHHRSGGSNGGSIRQQNGQIPLNRNHVFDSNGPDLRIRGTAQQLFEKYLQLGRDASGSGDRVMAEAYFQHAEHYFRILNAMTQAAQQNQQDRQERQPRQRPTAVADTNDGEPGDDAPGEEPAEKGKPDVELAPAEA
- a CDS encoding adenosylmethionine--8-amino-7-oxononanoate transaminase — encoded protein: MTGPDWFDAGLPHVWLPYTQMHTASPPLPATATDGCRIRLSDGRELIDGIASWWTACHGYNHPHIRQAATDQLARMPHVMFGGLVHEPALRLARRLTDLLPGDLERVFFSDSGSVAVEVAMKMAVQYWLNRGQSGRTRLVAFRGGYHGDTLATMAVCDPEEGMHSLFAGVLPQHVITDLPCDAASCAALDHLMETEGQHVAAILVEPLVQGAGGMLFHDPATLRALREIADRHGVLLILDEIFTGFGRTGSLFACQQAGIVPDIITLSKALSGGTVPLAATVARRHVFQAFLSDDPTHALMHGPTFMANPLACACANASLDLFEREPRLEQVAAIGAQMRDELEACRHLPAVRDVRTMGAIGVVELERIRDMNRLKARLVDQGVWVRPFRTIVYLTPAFTIAPKELAHLTQAIRTVLSDPP
- a CDS encoding aminotransferase class I/II-fold pyridoxal phosphate-dependent enzyme encodes the protein MTRFDPFFQTALDDLDRRHLKRVLSPVDRDGPVIVRRDGASLLDFSSNDYLGLSHHPALRARAIDWTERFGIGSGASRLVTGTSEQYRQVEARLARFKGTEAALLLASGWQANAAVLPALLRISAAQTGEPALVFTDRLNHASLHHGCQAAGVRQIRFAHNDLGHLEHLLAQRQAQRGLRFIVTESVFSMDGDRADVAGLRTLADRYGAFLYLDEAHATGVLGPQGRGLSAEAGGVDLAMGTFSKALGGFGAYVAGSRAVCDWLVSTCSGFIYTTALPPGVLGVIDAALDLVPTLDAERAHLAGLADRMRAGAGALGWSTGPSSTQIVPVIVGAADRALTLARALAARGMLGTAIRPPTVPAGSARIRVALSAAHDETMVDRLLSALEDAAREHGIAP
- a CDS encoding alpha/beta fold hydrolase, with translation MALPPEPAFRPGLLFVHGWGFTPDFWQPVQDRLGRQDAVRLDFGFFGPACMEARPARPYVAVGHSLGALWLLLHRPAACLGMVLINGFARFGAAADYRQGVPARVIDRMVQGLDHNADGVVATFRDRAGIGTPPPGAADPGRLARALAILRDADARPLLASPDALPPVAVLAGRVDPIVSPAMTDACFHDRLAVDWIADGGHLLPLTHPDACAAAITHMMDAAP
- the bioD gene encoding dethiobiotin synthase, whose product is MNPRKHQIAARFGGADSYDAAARIQASVAARLADRIRAACDAAGGLAPARILELGCGTGFLSAHLRRLFPDAILTVTDLAPEMVERARARLTPLGGDVRYAVVDAEDPASVGTGFDLICSSLSMQWFTDPAATLDRLAARLAPGGMMALSTLCAGSFAEWRAVHRAAGLDCPVPSYPGLEQLQADWPGAGVGSWRHETLIDHPASALDFVRELRQIGASLPRDGARPAGPGTMRRLLRDLDNRGGVTATYEIGYGLFRTPSRRGVFVTGTDTEVGKTLAAACLVQAWNASYWKPLQTGIAEDTADSVTIAALCGVDPARIARPAVVLPAPLSPFDAAEQDGITLDAARIVLPPARDARPVVVEGAGGVMVPITRDCMMIDLMVRFALPVVVVARSQLGTINHTLLTLQALRSRGLAVAGVILNGQPSREARRAITLFGGARVLAEFPHLDQVGPEQVANLAGLLPSYDDLWCYP